TTTACAAAGGCGTGATTATCTTGCATCTTCTCAGTAAGTCTTGTGACTTGTGTTCTGCTTGTTTCCATAATTTGTTATGATATATAAGCTTGTTGTGGATAGAATTCAGAGTAGTTATGATGCCTTACATGTCTGCATTTTACCTCCAATTATAGGGACTATGTCAAACTGCATAACTAAAGTCCAGCTGGAAATTTTTTGGCAAAAGAATCTTGTTTCACAGGGTTGAGGGGTACAAAAAAATgttgatagagacagagagagatccTGGGTGGATGTCCTAATCATAGTACATGGATTAGTGACCGATTGCACCATTGTTGGGCAGGCAGCATTATTTGGAGTCCAGGGGTGACTGAGCTGGCAGACAGATCATGGGGGTGTTTCCTGAGTAGCTTGTTACACCTGATGGAAAATTCCTGCTCCTTCTGACACACAAGTTGAGCCATAACGATGTCTGGCACATGCAGCCTTTCTAACCTCATTTAAACTACCAAATTTCCCAAGGTTTCAAGAAATCTGATTGGACACAGTTAAAAATAGCATAACTGTTAAGATATCGtcattataatatttaaataatCAACTCAATTCCCATGAACAGATTGGTTATTCACCTCACATCTCATCACCGTTAAAAGTATAAATTAAAGTTTGAACTGTATTAAGTTCCTTTTTAAAGTTTCTTGCATTTTAACCATGATCCAAACATACCGACTCAGCCACCTTAATGGACTGTGGCAAATTATTTGATAATTTTAAAGACCTTCACTAGGTTATCCAACAGACTTGGCTTTTCAAGAGAATGAAGGTGTAGCCTGTACATTCTTTCCTGAAACATATAACATTACATTTCTGGTAgcattcttttattttttttctacCCTCTTCAGTACCTCTTATACCCTTTCTCTTGTACAATGGTCAGAATTGTGTACAGTGCCCAAACTGACCAAATATTAAGCATAAATTTTCAATTCTATTCCACTATAAAGCCCAggtactttgtttcttttacaatcTTATTAGCCTGCATCACTAAATacataaaatgtgaagctggatgaacacagcaggcccagcagcatctcaggagcacaaaagctgatgtttcgggcctagacccttcatcagatgaagggtctaggcccaaaacgtcagcttttgtgctcctgagatgctgctgggcctgctgtgttcatccagcttcatattttattatcttggactctccagcatctgcagctcccattatcactaaatacataatttgtttgcatttttttctccacaaTCCTTTTCTCTTCCATCTCTTTCAGGTTTGTATTTTCTAACTAATTAGATTATTAAGAGACCTCCTTGTTTTCTTACCAGTGTCTAACATCTCACCCTTATCTGAGTTGAAATTAATTTGGCAGGGACTTGGAGGGTAGCACATATTTCTGTCCATCTTGTACTCAGCCTGTGCATAAACTGTTGATTTCAGTCACATCAGTCTGGACAAATGGAAGCTAAATGCCTTATCAGCGGATGGTGAGAAACAAAAAGAACCAATTATATGACCACTTTCCATGTCTATTATCATTTTCTTATAATTTGCATTGCCTGTTTAATATTGACTATTTTCCCCCATTAAAAGGAATAAATTATGAGCTGGTCTGTCATACAATTTGTTTTGCAGGTGACCTGGCAGCTCTAAAGAAGAAGATCTTTGTCTTAAAGGAAGGTGCAGAATACAGATTGAAAATTAACTTTAAAGTAAGAGATGTTTTAATGACATCCTGTGCATTGTGCTATTTTTACACTGGTTTACAGTGTATTTAAAGCGTTCCTCTCATAGAATTACAATTACAGCACAGCAGTCTAATGATGGCTCTGTATTAGTCATTCAAACATTGGTTACTTTACTGCATTAATATTGTTACCTGGTATTTTAATCCTTAGAGTATTTGATCTTTATTTTATGTGTGGCCTTTATTATTTCATTCAATTTCGTGTCACCTGGTGCTGACTATCAACCTATTTGTGCACTATTTGTGCTTGATGCTTACTGATCACTCCAGCAAAAGATTAATGGCTTTGAAATTGGCTTTCTACATGGAATAAAATGGACTGATTCATTGTTGCATTTACTGTGCTATTTGTGAAAACAGATTTCATGTCAATGGTTCTGACATTACTTCAGAGCTTGAATGTTTTGGTTAAGAGCATTATCTCAACACTACATATATTCTATAAAACCTTGGAAGTACATTTCtatgaaaaatatatttttgcatttgatacatttaacaaattcatATAGCTAGTCAACTCATTCTTTCATCCATTATTCACTATGTTATTTTATGTTTGTACTAATGCATGTTTGTCCATATGGTGTATAATGTAAAAGTTGTTAGTCTTCTTGAGAAGTTCTCTTTATACAGTGATTTCTATGTTAGATTTCATGAAAGCAACATTACTAATTCTTTGACAAAGGCTACAATCCCAGATATGCTTTGCTTAAGGACCGCGTTCCGGCATACCAAACATTTTACAGCAATGGTTTTTAAATCCTTTGTGAATAGGTGGCTCCTGTTTTGTATCCATCTTGGACTTTGCTTGCACAAGGGTATTGAACCACTGCCATATTACGAACATAACTGTATAACTGTATAGAGCTTAAGACATTGTTGTAAATTGTAATCAGTTTTAATGTACTGATAATATTGAAACTTAAGATTCAAATGAATTATTGATTTATCTTTTAGGTTAACAGAGAAATTGTTTCAGGCTTAAAGTATGTCCATTTTACATGCAAGGGCCGTTTGCAGGGTGAGTTGCATGATATGGTGTGATTTTATAATATCTTAAATTGTTAGTCTAAAACTTATGAAGTCATACATATCTTTCTTCCAAGGTAAGGGGGAGATAGACCAGTTTGCCTATGCCATATGTTCATGTACTGTACTTGGAACTGCTTCTGTGTTGAGATTTGGGCTATTACAGGTTCAAATTTTACCTCGTATTTCTGCCACCCAGAGAAGAAATAAAGAGTTTTTCACTGTTGATAGGTTTATTGCAGCATCATGCCTAATTTTTGTTTCACATGAAGTAATTAGGATGCTTTTCACAGGATTAATGGGAATGCAACATAGCTTTCCCATCAcaaactcaaacccttcaatgaATGATCTCAGGATAGATACTTCCTGTAACAAATTGGTGGTTCTTGTTAACCATGATTAATATTAAGAGCAAGTGCTCATTCTTCGCTTATTGATAATATTTTTCATAGGCAATAACTCGCTTGGAACAGGAAAACCTTATGTTTCCATACAGTGATTTTTATTTGCATACATTATAATTCTAGTTTCTGCAAGTGATGTGGAAGTAATTCACATCCAATTACTTGAAAATTATATTCACTAAAAAAAAGCCCTGAAGGCAGCCATGTAACTCATTATAACTTTCCTGTACCATCGTTAGTCACAAATGCTTTCAGTCAGGTAAGTTACAGCAGCATGTTCTGACGGGATTGTCACTAAGGGATTGTTTGATTTAGTTAAGTGGTTGCATGTTTTACTTTCTACATCTTTTAATTGTTCTCATTCTTTATTCCAAACAGCGAGTAAGGACACCTATATGGTTGGCAGCTATGGCCCTAGAGCAGATGAGTACGAGTTTGTAAGTCCAATTGAAGAAGCACCCAAAGGAATAATGGTGAGGGGCATGTACACCATGAAGTCCCATATCACAGATGATGACAAAAGTGACCACCTGCACTGGGAGTGGAAGCTCAatataaagaaagattggaagGACTAAGACCTGCTCACTTTGAAATGAGTAACCAGTAGTCAGCAGGATTACTGTCCTTTGGTACCAAAGTTACTTTAAGGCTTTTTAATTACTGTTCCTAATTGTGTACATCATTATATGTGCAAAAGTAACTATTTGTCTGCAAAACCTGTTGTTTTTAGTACAAGTGCTTTAGGTAGTTATGTGTGTTCTGGTGTTTATAATGGTGAAAAGAAGATTTATATCAAAACAATGACTATTCAAAATTGGTTATGTGCAAACATGGATATGAGAAAGATTAACTTGTTCTGAGCGGCTAAAAATATGCTATGTAATATCATTCAAAACGCCAATAGTGAAATTATGAATAATACATTCTGCTTCATCATAAAATATTAGCAGATGtaaacttgaaataaaaacaaaaatgctggaagtgCGTAGCAAGTTAACTGGCATCTAAAAAAGAAAGGCATTTCAAAATGTGACAATTCATCAGAACTGCAGATAACTGCTCTGAATTCTCTTATTTTCTTTTCCACAATGGGTTGAATTTTATTTCCATGATGAAAAACCATCTGAAAAGTAGTTAAAAAGtaatattttaaacattaaatGGCAAAAACAAATATCTGATCAACTTACAATACAAACAAATTAAACAATCAAATTGAATAGTCACTTTGCAACTATACAACTAACACCTTTACTATTAACTACAATGATTacactttaaaagtacttcaGTGTCTGTGAAGCACATTGGGATGCCccgaggttgtgaaaggcaccaTGTAAAtgcttctgagataatgggaactgcagatgctggagaatccaagataacaaaatgtgaggctggatgaacacagtaggccaagcagcatctcaggagcacaaaagctgacgtttcgggcctagacccttcatcagaaaagggggatggggagaggattctgaaataaatagggagagagggagagacggactgaagatggatagaggagaaaataggtggagaggagagtatgggtggggaggtaggtgaaatccacattgatacctttgggctgcagggttcccaagcggaatatgagttgctgttcctgcaacctatgggtggcatcattatggcactgcaggaggcccacaaccccaccaccaaagatatttttccatctccacccttgcctgccttccggagagaccactctcttcgcaactcccttatccactccacgctcccctccaaccccaccacacccgacaccttcccctgcaaccgcaggaagtgctacacctgcccccacaccacctctttcaccccaatcccaggccccaaggtgactttctacatctagcagatgttcacctgcacatccaccaaagtggtatactgcatccactgtacacagtgtggctccctctacattggggaaaccaagcggaggcttggggaccgctttgcagaacacctatgctcggtccgcagtaaacaactgcacctcccagtcgcaaaccatttccattccccctcccattccttagatgacatgtccatcatgggcctcctgtagtgccacaatgatgccacccgaaggttgcaggaacagcaactcatattccgcttgggaaccctgcagcacaatggtatcaatgtggatttcaccagcttcaaaatcttccccacccctcactgcatcccaaaaccagcccagctcatccccgcctccctaacctgttcttcctctcacctatcccctcctcccacctcaagccgcacctccatttcctacctactaccctcatcccaccctcttgacctgtctgtcctccctggactgacctatcccctccctacctcccaacccataccctcctctccacctatcttctcctctatccatgttcagtccgcctccccctctctccctatttattctagttccctctccccatcccccttttctgatgaaggatctaggcccgaaacaccagctcttatgctcctaagatgctgcttggcctgctgtggtcatccagccgcacactttgttattatgtaaATGCTTCTTActgtcttttaatttttttcgAGGTTTTCACGTCAAAGCTGTATTTTATCACGTAATATCCCTAGTTCTGAATACAGACTTATTTGCTAATGTCAGACATTCTTCATATCTAGAaactttcaatttttttctatcaaaatgtgttttttttctctgtgcgCTCAAATAACTTTTGCTTAAGGTACAAAATTGGAGAAACTGAAATGTTATTGCCTTGTTGTGATATCTTTTACCTTTATTTTGCCTTCCACAAAGTCCAATTCATTCAGGTAGCTCTTTTGTGATTATTGTGGTTAAGGCAGCATGTTAAATAGTATGAAAAAGTATGTTAAAGTGCAGAGGAGTATAACACAATGGAGCTAATGCAATTCACATTCCAGCTTTTGCTGTTGTGTCTCTCTCTGAAAATCAAGTATGTAACTTACAAATTCATCTCCCTATTGACCTCTTTAATTTCAGAGCCCTTTGTGACATCACAGCAAGGTTCTGAAAATATTACAAGATTTAAACCTGAAAATAAAAGGACCCTTGTTAATTGCAGTCAAGGTTTCATTGTGTTATCAACCTGTTTTACCCATTCACATACATTCTGTCTTCTTGTGGGTTTATTATTTTTTCTGTGAACTGTATCTAAAGGGATGCTGCTTCAAATAAAGTTTGGGCATGAACAGGACTCAAAGTTGATCCTTTTGCTTTTTTGtttgatcacaatgaatggcacATTTgtgtcttaaaaaaaatctttggcaAAGGCTGATCTTAAGCAATCTTCTGTAGTTTTTAGCTTGGCAAAGTGTGTTCACCAGGTGTGATTCAATTATTGTCTATTTTGTCCTATTGCAATGAATCGTAATGTAACATTTTAAATTTCATGGTAAATTATCACTTTTGGAACCTGACAGAAAACTGCATTGGAAGGTAAGCTGGCCTTCTCTTTTATTCACTGTTTCATTTGTTTCCATTGGCTTCATCTGACCGTTTTATCTAATAAATGCTTACAGGTTGAAACCTTGGGCTGAATATAGTAGTGCCTGCCAGAATGGACATGATGAGAATGGACATGATGATTGGGGGTGCTCAAATTAGGACGGGAATACTCTCCTACTGGTTCCTGGAGTCAGGAAATCTGGCCCTAATCAGCTTGCAGATTGGGAAGGCTTGATATGGGAACCCTGCCTACTGATAGTGGAATGTCAATTAGGCTCACAAAAGATAAACTCAAAGGCAATTATTAATTGTAATTCACTGGTGGGACAGGACTTTAACAGGACTCACACATGTGTCCTGTGGCTCTCAAAGACTGCCCTGTAAGTGTCAGGTTTCCCTATGATCATGTAGTGTGAGCCTCTTGTTGACAGGTGCAGCAAAGTGGAGAGTGCATAAATGCAATTCAACTCATGGCTTCTGAAGCCCCCCCCCACTCCAGTCTTTCATGGCATCAACTGTTTTCCCACTACATCCTACCAGACAGGCCTCATTAATGACCTACGCTGTCCCGTGGACAACTTGCCAGTCCCGAGATATTCCTTAACAGACTATCAGCCCTTATGACATCTTTAAAAGCCTGTTTCACACTTGAACAAGTACTGTCAGTCTGAAGCTGTCCTGTAGAGATCCTGATGtttgccctggacatggcagacaaGGAAGGATTGGCACCCTGTTTTATGAGCAGGGACCTGAAGGTTCTGGTGGTGCAGAGTCAGGATGTCCTGTAACCCCAGAACCAGCGGAAGAGCTCACAAAGCTAAGCCATGTGAGCCTAGTCTGATGttgccacctgggtcagtgcagGCAAAGCTGTATGGAGGAATGCACagaaatgcaggaagaatgttaatGACCTTCCCCAATCTACTAAtgcaagtgccaccatcttctttgCAATACCTCGCACTCACTTTAACTCCTGTTACCACTCTCATTATTACCCATAACATCTtgcctcactcactgtcactcaccacAACCCCTGACACCACTGACCTTGCATGCTCTCTGCCACACCCATTCACTTGTTTGGGGCATCTCCTCTACCTACACCTGCCTCTGTCTCATCCCAGGAGAAAAATGTGCCACAACAGAGCAGAAAGACTCAAGTTGGATTATGGGCTGCCcaatattcagctcctcactcCTTATATAGACAGCATCCTGACTCAAATTGCCCTGAGCAGCTTACTAACCATGTACAAGCCCCTGTACTGGTACCAAAAGCTGCTCTTGACATATTGTACTGGAACCTTCTGTGTGAAGGCTTGTCTGAGGCTTGGTCATGACCATGACTTCCTGGCTTTTTGACTGGGCTAAACAGCCCAGCACTAGAGCTACAGTGTGGGTCTGGTTTCTCCAGCTgagaggcaaggaaaggatgctGCAAGGACATTGGAGAGGTAATGACCGAGTcatattattgctgaactgttaatccagagatcccagataatgctctgggggcccaggttcgaatcctgccatggcagatggtggaatttgaattcactaaatatctggaattaagaatctaacgatgaccgtgaatccattgccaattgttggaaaaacccgtctggttcactaacgtccttcagggaaggaagctgccatccttacctggcctgactccagacccacagcgatgtgtttgagtcttaactgccctctgggcaactagggatgggcaataaatgctacctggccagcaatgccctcatcctgtgaatgaataaagaaaaaaaagccatTCAGGTAGGCTCAGAATGAGCCCTATGACAGTGAGCAAAgagcctggagatgcagcctgatccCGTCCCTGAGCGCACAGTGTCCTTGCCGCTACATTACAATGGTAGCCAATGGGGAAGGTGCAGTATTGATGTGCAGGAGCATCCTGGAAGTGTCAAGGTACCATAAAGTGACTTCAAGGGCTGTTCCCATTGCAGATGCCAATGTCGCTCACTGTGTTGTTGTTCACAGCATGTGGTCAGTTCCATGTAGTGTGGCTAGAAATGTTGGTTCTATGTGTCCGATATGGAGGTTCTTTGGATGATCAAGCGGTGAGCTTTAGTTGGCAGGTACCTGCTCCCGCCTTTCATGCCAAGATTTCCCAGCCTGTAATTTGTTCATGGCAGATGGTATGATAGAAAACTGCACATTAATAATGTGAAATGTGCAGTTAATAAGGCTGTCAATGAGAAATAGTCCGTCTCAATTTGTAACTTGCAGCTGCCTAGCAAGAGTTTTGATGCCCTAGATCTTAGTTAAAAGGTGCAGCAATGTGTCCCCAACATCAGAATAGGCTTCACTTGTTGTCTCACTCAGTCCTGCCACATTTCCTGCCGTAGCTCACATCAATCAGGCTTCTGTAGGATTCTATCCCTGGATGTACTGATCACTGGTAAATTTGTGCTATGTTCTGAGTTCGGATAATTCAGACAATGTATGTGAGCTCCAGTGCAAGTTTATCATCacatgcagtggggaatgaaactGAAATGTTATGTATTTACTGATTCTGAAACGTGTGGATAGTATATCAGCTGCTGTTCTATCACAGAATGAGCTGGAAGCACGGCAAAAATATGAACATGCTGAGCATAAGTGCTAAGGTCTCTATTTTGCAGATTTGAATTTGATTCTCTCATAGTAGAGGCATAAACTGTAAATGGCTACCGAATGTGGTCAGCAAAACTGGGAAAACAAATCTCAGTCAGCAGAGGGAGACCAGTAAAAAGGGCAAACACATGgagagatgaaatttaatgcagaaaactATGAATGGTatattttgggaggaagaatgaggagaggccacaAAACCTAACAGCTATTCTTTGAGGGATGGTGTGTAGCAGCAGACAGACCTAGAGCTGGGCATGCACAAATCTCATAGACAGCAGGAGAATTGATAAAGCCATATAGAATAGCATAAAGGACCCCTAGCATTATAAGTAGCAGCATAGGGCCTGATTTTCACATAGATGTGGGAAGTTGCAGTCGGGAAACTTCCAGACTAGGTAAAGCCACTTCAAAAGCACTTGTTAACCTTACTTTCGTTCCAGGGAGGCAGACTTTTGTGAATTGGTGCTTTGGTGACTGTCAGACTTGCAAACTCTCATTCCTCCATTACTTCTCCTCCTCTTGTTCGCTGTGTTCTTCATACCCGCTCATAGATTCTCATACCTTACACAtattagggagggagctccaggaatttgacccgATGGCAGTGATGGGATGATGatacgtttccaagtcaggaatgtgagtaACCTAGAGGgtatttgcaggtggtggtgttaccATATATCTGTGGCCCTTATCCTTTCAGATGATAGAGGTTGAAGGAGCTGAGGATGTTGTTCAGTTTCCAGTTTAAGCTCTTGCTGAAAATTGGTTTGGTGGGGTGCAAGAGAGGGGAGTGAAAGTTTCCCAAAAATGAAAAATTTAGAGAACAAGAATGAAAATCGACTTTTAATTCAAACATCATTAAATATCAAGAGAATAAGATTCATATGAATCAACAGCTAAATAGCACCTTGGACCCCTGCAGGAGTTTAAACCACCACTAACATGGCTTCAAATGGCAATTACAAAAATATTTGTATTTGTAGGTTTACAGGTTTTGTGTTAAAATTGTTTCTTCAAACTTTCTCCTTTTACAATCTAGGAAGTTTGGAATATTCTATCAGACTCATTTGAAGTGGCAAGTAATGGAAGACTTTGTATATAGAAAGTCTTTCTGGTTTAACCATGGTTTAACTTTCAAAGTTTAACCATGTTTCAGTGCAAAAGACCACCACAAGCAGATGAATCTCTAGCACTAATTCCAGGGAGAGTTTAACACTGGTTATGATAGCTGCCAAACTGAGTAAATTGCAAAGTGGTCAGCTTTGCACAGGGAataaaaaggagagagagagttatCTTATTTGGTTGATCTGGTTAACTTTTTTTCAGCTTTAACCTCAGTTGTGCGGAGAACTGGACCTCAGTGCTTTCCTGTATTTGACCATTTTGCTAAATTTCCAACCAAAAATATACACAACACTGTCTCTCTTTTCTGCTTGATTTAATTCAGCAGGATTTGCAGAGAAGACTCTGTGCAATTGTAACATCTTCCTTTCTGTCCCAGCTGCATTCTTAGCCTATTTCTGCCAGTCATAGAGATGTTCGACATTCTGGTAAACTGGCACAAAACAATCATGAGACATCCAGTCAAGATAGCTGACAATCAAACTATTATCTTCTGATTGCTCCCCCAGACTACTAATAAAATCTTCAACAAAAACAGTGTTTTTTTTACAGAAAGTTTTCCAATCTCCATGCATCCTATCATATTGGTCAGTTTGGTTCTCTTGCAGGGTTTATGTCACTGACGTTGCAATAAGCTAATTTGCTCCAAACaatgacacacactctcagaatTATTTCAATGCAGAAGGACTCCAATTCGTCCCATCGTATTTGagccagctctccaaatgaggtTCTCAACTATTGTCATTCTGCTTCTCCATGTAATCGTGGACATTGATCCtctccaaataatcatctaattccCCTTCGAATCACTATATACAACACGTTTCAGATTGACATAATTGCAACATGACACCATGTGGAAACTTGGCAGTTTTGTATAATCTAATATTTAGACATGGCTGAATAATTTAGCATGAATCTCATCTTTCACTTCAATTTGTAgaccatgagagagagagagagagagagccatctCTCCTGGGTCTGAGACATAACTGTGATAatcaatgaaatactttttttcacttattctttaatgggatgtgggcaccgcTAGGAAGTTCAACaattaatgcccatccctaactgtcgtTGAGCTGAGTGATTTGCTGGATCATTTTAGAGGGGAGTTGTATGCTGGTCCAGGGAAGGACAgcaaattcccttccttaaaGAGCAGttatgaactagatgggttttgtTGTTATCATTATGGaaactagctttcaatttcacattgaatgaattgaatttaaactccagcacctgctgtggtgggattgaaCCTATATGCCCACAGCATTAGTCTGGGCCTCCAGATCACTAGCCCAATGA
The Stegostoma tigrinum isolate sSteTig4 chromosome 23, sSteTig4.hap1, whole genome shotgun sequence DNA segment above includes these coding regions:
- the arhgdig gene encoding rho GDP-dissociation inhibitor 3 yields the protein MLGLDVCEFGSQLLELMWLTVCYKDIMADKDPELYPVEEDALVDSSYRAPAQKTLKEIQEMDNDDESLNKYKQALLGCGPLDIDPKTPNVQVTRLTLVCATAPEPIFMDLTGDLAALKKKIFVLKEGAEYRLKINFKVNREIVSGLKYVHFTCKGRLQASKDTYMVGSYGPRADEYEFVSPIEEAPKGIMVRGMYTMKSHITDDDKSDHLHWEWKLNIKKDWKD